Within the Halarcobacter mediterraneus genome, the region AAAATTTTATTGTGATAATGTTTATGAAGCAAAAGATGGAGAAGATGGTTTAATAAAATATAATAAATATAAACCTGATATTATTATTACAGATATTAAAATGCCTAAACTTAATGGACTTAATATGATTAAAAGAATTAGGCAAAAAGACAAATTAAGCAAAATTATAGTTGCAACAGCTTTTCTTGAAACTTCTTATTTACTAGAAGCTATAGAGTTAGGTTTAATTAAATACTTAGTAAAACCACTTTCAGAAGATAATTTATTGCCTGTTTTAAAATTATGTATAGAAAATATAATTGAAGAGAAATCTATTTTTAATATAGATAAAATTTTTACTTTTGATCTTTTTAATGATTCTCTATTTTATAAAGAAAAACAAATAATATTGACTAAAACAGAACTTTCTTTTTTAAAACTTCTTATTACAAACCGTAATAGAGTTGTAAAATATTCTGAATTTAATGATAAAATTTGGAATGGAGAGATGAGTGATAATGCCTTAAGGTCAATTGTAAAAGAACTAAGAAAAAAAATCTCAAAAAAAGCTATTAAAAATGTATCTGGTATAGGTTATCAAATAAATGAGTAAAATGATAAAGCTTCCTATATATATATTTCTTATATTAAACTTTTTAAATGCAGATATCATAAAAAGTATAGAAATACTAACTCCAACAAAAAGTTATTCAAACCTTGAAGACATAAAAAAATCAAAAGATTTTAAAACAATAAATCTACCTGTAATAATTAGTACAAAAGATAATCATTATCTTAAAATATCTTTAGATAATACCCAACTAAATAACCAAAATAAAATATTAGAGTTTAATAAGGAAGTAGAACTTTTAGAGTTTAATAAAAGTATACATATCTCCTCTTTAAATAAAGACTCAATTATTGAATACTCTATGAATAGTCCATATAATATTTTATTTTTAAAAATACCAATAGATATAAACAATAAAGATTTTCTAAATTATACAGATTTTGATATAAATATTTATGAAAAAAATGAATTTATTTCAAAACAGATGTTTTTGAATAAATTATATGGGGTAGCTTATGGTATAGTTTTTGCTGCATTTTTATATTACTTAGCTTTATACATATTTAATAAAGAAAAAAGCTATATTTTTTACTCTTTAACACAATTATCAATGTTATTTATTCTCTTTTCAGTATTATCAAAAGAACTATCGAGTAATAAAACTATGATGGATATCATACTTTTTTCTTTTTTCTTATTTTCAAATCTTTTTACACAACACTTTTTAAATACCAAATATAAAAGTCCAAAAATCCATTTTATATTAAAGCTTTCAATATACATTTTTATAATAAACTTGTTAAGTGGACATCTTTTTAATTTTTATTTTTTTGAGGAAAGTGCCCCTTTATCAAGCCTTTTAGTGATATATATCATTGCTGCTATAAGATGTTATGAAAAAAATAATTTTCCTATACTCTTTTACTTGTTAGCATGGAGTCTTTTAATATTGTCTTTTTTATTTATACAGTTAGAATTTTATTTTATTCAAAAAGGTATAACTATTAATCCAAGCTTACTAATGCATTTTATTTCACCTTTAGAATCACTAATTTTAGCATTTGCATTATCTTATAAGATGAGTATATTAAAAAAAGAGAAAAATGAACAAAAAGAACTTTTATTACATCAAAGTAAACTAGCTTCAATGGGAGAGATGATAAGTAATATTGCTCATCAATGGAGACAACCTTTAACTCACATTTCATATATTTTTATGAATTTAAAAACTTCTTTTGAAAAAGATAGATTAACTCAAGAATATTTTTATAAAAAAACAAATGAAGCAACTATGCAATTAAATTTTATGTCAGAAACAATTGATGATTTTAGAAACTTTTTTAAAGTAACTAAACAAAAAGAAAACTTTTCCATAAATAATGCTATTAATGAGGTAATTCAACTACTAAGTGGTATATTAAAAACAAATAACATTACTGTAAGTCTAAATGCTAGTGAAGAAATTATTATACAATCTTATAAAGGGGAGTTTTTACAAGTTTTATTTAATATTCTTAATAATGCGAAAGATGAATTAATTGAAAAAAACAAGAAAAATGCTAATATAAAAATTAATCTTCAAAAAAATAAAGAAATCACAATCCAAATCATAGATAATGCTGGAGGAATAAAAAAAGAAATCCTAGATAAAATCTTTGAACCCTATTTTACAACAAAAGACAAAGGTTTAGGTATAGGTTTATATATGAGTAAAACTATTATAGAAAATCATATGAATGGAAAGTTAAATGTGAAGAATAATGAAGATGGTGCTATTTTTAGTATTATTTTACCTTAAATTTTTATCATAATTTTTGTATTATTAATTTATGAATCATTTAGAAAAAATAAAAGAATTTTACCAAAGAAACAAATTGGATTATATCCCTAAAAATTTCCTTGGTCATTTTAATGTTTTTAAAAGAGCCAACGGCACAACTTCACAAATAACTTACAATAAAAGAGATTATTTTAAAATCACTTTATTAAAAGGTAAAATCAAAATTAATTATGCAGATAAAACTGTACAAAGTGACAATTATGCTTTAATGTTTTCAGACCCTTTAGTTCCATATAGTTGGGAGCCTTTAGATGAAAACCAAGACGGATACTTTTGTATTTTTACAGAATCTTTTTTTAATAAATTTGGTCAAATAAGAGATTATCCTGTATTTCAAACAAATCAAAACAAAGTGTTTATCTTAGATGATTTTGCACGTAAGGAAGTAGAAAAGATTTATCTTAAAATGCTTGAAGAGATAAATTCAGACTATACTTACAAAGAAGATGTTTTAAAAAACTTAGTTTTTGAGCTTATTCATTATGCTATGAAAATACAACCTGCTTCTATAATAGATTTAGAAAAAGAAGAAAAAAAATCAAAAATATATTTACTTTTTAATGAACTTCTTCAAAGGCAATTTCCTATTGAATCTATTTACCAAAGACTAGAGCTAAAAAGTGCTGCAGATTTTGCAAGACAATTAAATATTCATACAAATCATTTAAATAAAGTTCTAAAAGAGAATACAAATAAAACAACCTCTGAACTAATAGCTCAAAGAGTTATGCAAGAAGCAAAGGTTTTACTCAAACACACAACTTATAATATCTCTGATATCTCTTTTTGTTTAGGTTTTGAAGAGCCTTCTTATTTTATAAACTTCTTTAAAAAAAGAGAAAATACAACTCCTTTAAAATATAGAAAATCAATAAATATTTGATTTTTATAATTTTTTATTTGAATCTTACATCATAAAAATTTATCCTTTTTGTTACTATTTTTATATCAAAAATGAAAAGGAGTAAAGATGAAAAAGATTATTGTTCTTTGTATTTTAGTTATTTTACAAACAATATCACTTGCAGAAGATACACAAAAAGGATTAGAAATGAAATCAGAAAGATTTAAAATAGGTTGGGAAAAACTAAAAGAAGTAGATGGTAGTGCTGGTGAAAATGTGGTTAAATCATTAAAAGATATAGCCCCAGACTTTGCTGATTTACTAATTGAATTTCCATTTGGAGATGTTTATAGTAGAAAAGAATTAGACTTAAAATCAAGAGAAATAGCTACTATTGCAGCACTTACAGCTATGGGAAATGCAAGCCCTCAATTAAAAGTACATATTCAAGCAGGATTAAATGTAGGATTGACAAAAAAAGAGATTGTGGAAATCATAATGCAAATGTCAGTTTATAGTGGTTTTCCTTCTGCTTTAAATGGTTTATTTGCAGCAAAAGAAGTTTTTGAGAATGAAAAAAAGTAATATATTGCCTTATAAAGGCAATATATTATCTTCCATAATAAGAAATAAGTGAAGCTTTTGCAAGAGTATGACTATTTAAATAGTATCCTACTACTGCTGGATTAGTATTTTTATCTAAACCTAATTTATCTGTATCTAAAGCATATACTGTAAAAATATATCTATGAGCTTTATCTCCTTTAGGAGGACAAGCACCACCAAAACCACTTTTACCATAATTTGTAATACTTTGAACTATATTTTTATGCTCTTTAGAACCAAATCCTGTTTCTAAAGTCGTTTTATCTTTTGGGATATCAAAAACTACCCAATGCCACCATCCAGAACCTGTAGGAGCATCTGGATCATAAACTGTTACAGCAAAAGATTTTGTTCCTTTTGGAGCATTTTCCCATGATAAATCAGGAGAAACATTTTCACCAGTACAACCAAAGCCCTTAAATTCTTGTGTTTTTGTTAATTGACCTTTTAAAGTATCACTTTTTAAAGTAAAGTTTTGTGCAAAAACACTTACTGCTATAAAAGTTAAGGCAAGTAATATTTTTTTCATTTTTTTCCTTTTTGTAAGATGATGTTATTATAAACTATAATAATCAAAAAAAATATTAGAAATAATCTAAATTTTGTTGTTTTCTATAGATGCTTTAAAATGATTATTTTTATAAATTGAAAACAAAAAACTTCTAAACTCTTTAGATAAAGGGCTATTTAAAACATTTAAAAAAGCTTCTTCAAGTTTTAATTTTATTATTTCTTCTTTATTTTCATTAGAACTTTTTATATAGTGACAAGTTGAATCCATAAGTATTTTTAACTCATCAGTTTTCTTTAAATTTAAAACTTCTATTTCTTTTATATTTTTTTCATCTTCAAAAGAAATATTGTATTTAAACATAAAATCAAGTAATACAGAATCCTCATAAGAAAATAGCATTGCTTCATAATACTCATCTAAAACTTCACTCATAATATAAGAACCACTTTTTAAAAATAAAAAATGTTTTTCATCAATTGACAAATCTTCATTTTCTAAGTGCAAAATTTTTGTACCCTTTTTCACTAGAATCAAGGTATTTGTATCTAATAACACTTCATTTTTATATTGAGGTTCTTTTTGAACATAATTAAAACATGAAAAAAACAAGTTAGGTATTTCTCTTTTCATTTTCTCTCTATTTTATATATTTTTCAATAGCTTAAATCACAAAAAAGAAGCTTTTGGATAAACTATTAAAAATAATTATAACAAACTTTGAGGTAATAATGAAATATAAAATATTTGTTGATGGACAACATGGAACAACAGGACTAAAAATCCATGAAATGCTAGAAAATCGAGAAGAGATTGAACTATTAAGCATAAAAGAAGAAGAAAAAAAAGATATAAATAAAAGAAAAGAACTTCTTAATAGTGCTGATTTAGTTTTTTTATGTCTTCCTGATGCTGCTTCAATAGAATCAGTTAGTTTAATTACAAATGATAAAGTTAAAGTAATTGATGCAAGTACAGCTCACAGAACAAATCCTACTTGGACTTATGGAGTGCCTGAATTAACTTCAAATAATAGAGAAAAAATAAAAAATTCTACTAGAGTTTGTGTACCAGGTTGTCATGCAAGTGGTTTAATCATAGCGATGAAACCTCTAATTGTAAATAAACTATTAGCAAATTCTCAAAAACTAATTTGCCATTCAATCACTGGTTTTAGTGGTGGTGGTAAAACTATGATAGAAGATTATGAAAATGGAAAGTTTGAAGATATTGGAGGTCAAAGACCTTATGCTCTTTCACTTAATCATAAGCACCTACCAGAAATGAAATATATTTTAGAACTTGATGAAGCACCAATCTTTACTCCAAGTGTAGGTAATTTCAAACAAGGTATGCTTGTAATGAGTTATTTAGCAAAAAAAGATTTTCAAAAAGAAATATCAAGAAAAGAGATTTTAGAATTATATAAAAATTACTATAAAGATGAAACTTTTATAAATATTATAGAAGATAATGAAACTTATCTTGACGCAGGATTATTAAATCCTATGAAATGTAATAATACAAATAGTTTAGAAATTTCTGTCTATGAAAATGATACAGATTTAGTAATCATTTCAAGACTTGATAACCTTGGGAAAGGTGCATCAGGAGCAGCAGTTCAATGTATGAACCTTATGCTTGGAATAGATGAAACAAAAGGTTTAAAAACAGTTAAAAACTAGAAGATTTTTTATCTTCTAGTTAGTTTTTTTATACTCTTTTGCAAAATCTATTGCATTTTGAACAGCTTTTTTTGCTTGTGGAGAGTTTTTCCAACAAGTACTATTTAAAATATCTGAAACAATATCTGTAATCTCTTCAACACTACTTTTACTTAACTGTTCCAAAGAGTTTATTCCAGCTTGTTCAAATCTTTTTATTACAGTTTCACCTACAAACTTTACTTGTAATAACTTCTCTTTTTCTTCTTTTATAAAAGCCATATTTAATCCTTCTTACTTTGTACAAAGTACATATCTTCTAAACTCTTTATAGTAATATAAGTTACTGTAATGTGTATTACTATAATTTATTTGAATTGTAAAAAGTTCTTATCTTAATCTAGTCTTAGGATTCATCAAGCCCATATATCGCCATATGGGTTTGTCTAAATTATCATCATTAATTCTACTAATATTAATCACTTTATTTTTCTTTTTCTTCTTTTCTCATTTATCTTATCTAATAAACTACTAGTAAAAATACTTCCTGGAATTGCATAAAAAGCAATTCCTAAGGCACTTACAAAAGTAGTGAGAATTCTACCTAATGTAGTAATTGGATACATATCTCCATAACCAACAGTAGTAAAAGTTGTAACAGCCCACCACAATGTAGTTGACATACTTGTAAATACTTCTGGTTGAGCTTTTGATTCTACAAAATAAACTAAAGGAGTTAAAGTAAATAATAAAACAAATATTGCTATGACAATGTAAAGAAACTCTTCTTTTTTTTCTCTAAAGATTTCAATTATTATCTTATCAAACTCATTAAACTTTGCTAATCTAAATAATTTAAATATTCTAATAACTCTAAGACCTCGTAAAAAACCTAAATCAATATTAAAAATTGTTAAATAAAAAGGCAATAATACAATTAAATCTATAATCATAAAAGGAGTAAACATATATTTCACTCTATTTTTTTTCCTAGAATAAATTCTCAATATATATTCAATAGTAAATAAAAAAATATTAATCATATTAATTTTTTGGAAAGTATTAGAATATTCACTTAATGTTTTTTCTGTTTCAAGAAACATTACAGTTATACTAATAAGAATATTTAAATATATTAATACTTGAAAAAATACACCAAACCTATGTCTTGTTGGCTTTTCAAAAATTAAATATAGTTTACTACGAAAATCCATATTCTACTTTCTAAAAATTCTTAATCAAATCCATATAAACTTTAGTTAAATCTTCCACTTCTTTAACTGTTGTTCGCTCCCCAACACTATGAATAGTATCATTGATAACACCAAACTCAATAGCTTCTATACCAAATGCTCCAAAATATCTAGCATCAGATGTTCCACCAGCTGTTGAGTGTTTTGTTTTTATATTTAATACTTTTTCTATTGAGTTTTCCATAGCTTTTACTACTTTTGATTCTTTATTTGTAACAAAAGGAAAAGAGCCTTGAGTTGTTTTAAAATCATACTCTAAGCCTTCAAGATTTTTATGAATAAACTCTTCTACTGATTCTCTTGTTGTATTTGTTGAGTTTCTTACATTAAACATAAGTTTTAACTCATTTGGTGTTACATTTGTAACTTCCATACCACCTCTTATATCAGTTATTACCATCTTTGATGGGGCAAAATACTCATCTCCATTATCAAGGTTATGACCTGCTATTTTAGGCAAGATATGAGCAAAGTTATGAACTGGATTTATACATTTCTCAGGATAGGCAGCATGACCTTGTTTACCTTTTATAGTTATATATCCGTTTATACTTCCACGTCGCCCTACTTTTATTGCATCTCCAAATACTTCTTCACAAGTAGGTTCTGCCACAACTGCGAACCCAGGAATAAAATCTATTTCTTTTAGATGTTCAAGCATTTTTATAGTTCCATAAGTTCCCTCACCTTCTTCATCACTTGTCATTAAGATAGATAAAGTTCCTTTGAAGTTTTGTGAATGTTTACAGGCATATAAAAAAGCAGCATCTCCACTTTTCATATCTTGCGTACCACGTGCAGTAATTACACCATCACAAATTTCAGCGGCAAAAGGATCAACTTCCCA harbors:
- a CDS encoding response regulator transcription factor, which encodes MDDEDFIRENAVEYLKFYCDNVYEAKDGEDGLIKYNKYKPDIIITDIKMPKLNGLNMIKRIRQKDKLSKIIVATAFLETSYLLEAIELGLIKYLVKPLSEDNLLPVLKLCIENIIEEKSIFNIDKIFTFDLFNDSLFYKEKQIILTKTELSFLKLLITNRNRVVKYSEFNDKIWNGEMSDNALRSIVKELRKKISKKAIKNVSGIGYQINE
- a CDS encoding sensor histidine kinase produces the protein MSKMIKLPIYIFLILNFLNADIIKSIEILTPTKSYSNLEDIKKSKDFKTINLPVIISTKDNHYLKISLDNTQLNNQNKILEFNKEVELLEFNKSIHISSLNKDSIIEYSMNSPYNILFLKIPIDINNKDFLNYTDFDINIYEKNEFISKQMFLNKLYGVAYGIVFAAFLYYLALYIFNKEKSYIFYSLTQLSMLFILFSVLSKELSSNKTMMDIILFSFFLFSNLFTQHFLNTKYKSPKIHFILKLSIYIFIINLLSGHLFNFYFFEESAPLSSLLVIYIIAAIRCYEKNNFPILFYLLAWSLLILSFLFIQLEFYFIQKGITINPSLLMHFISPLESLILAFALSYKMSILKKEKNEQKELLLHQSKLASMGEMISNIAHQWRQPLTHISYIFMNLKTSFEKDRLTQEYFYKKTNEATMQLNFMSETIDDFRNFFKVTKQKENFSINNAINEVIQLLSGILKTNNITVSLNASEEIIIQSYKGEFLQVLFNILNNAKDELIEKNKKNANIKINLQKNKEITIQIIDNAGGIKKEILDKIFEPYFTTKDKGLGIGLYMSKTIIENHMNGKLNVKNNEDGAIFSIILP
- a CDS encoding helix-turn-helix domain-containing protein, whose protein sequence is MDYIPKNFLGHFNVFKRANGTTSQITYNKRDYFKITLLKGKIKINYADKTVQSDNYALMFSDPLVPYSWEPLDENQDGYFCIFTESFFNKFGQIRDYPVFQTNQNKVFILDDFARKEVEKIYLKMLEEINSDYTYKEDVLKNLVFELIHYAMKIQPASIIDLEKEEKKSKIYLLFNELLQRQFPIESIYQRLELKSAADFARQLNIHTNHLNKVLKENTNKTTSELIAQRVMQEAKVLLKHTTYNISDISFCLGFEEPSYFINFFKKRENTTPLKYRKSINI
- a CDS encoding carboxymuconolactone decarboxylase family protein, whose amino-acid sequence is MKKIIVLCILVILQTISLAEDTQKGLEMKSERFKIGWEKLKEVDGSAGENVVKSLKDIAPDFADLLIEFPFGDVYSRKELDLKSREIATIAALTAMGNASPQLKVHIQAGLNVGLTKKEIVEIIMQMSVYSGFPSALNGLFAAKEVFENEKK
- a CDS encoding YbhB/YbcL family Raf kinase inhibitor-like protein → MKKILLALTFIAVSVFAQNFTLKSDTLKGQLTKTQEFKGFGCTGENVSPDLSWENAPKGTKSFAVTVYDPDAPTGSGWWHWVVFDIPKDKTTLETGFGSKEHKNIVQSITNYGKSGFGGACPPKGDKAHRYIFTVYALDTDKLGLDKNTNPAVVGYYLNSHTLAKASLISYYGR
- the argC gene encoding N-acetyl-gamma-glutamyl-phosphate reductase, with translation MDKLLKIIITNFEVIMKYKIFVDGQHGTTGLKIHEMLENREEIELLSIKEEEKKDINKRKELLNSADLVFLCLPDAASIESVSLITNDKVKVIDASTAHRTNPTWTYGVPELTSNNREKIKNSTRVCVPGCHASGLIIAMKPLIVNKLLANSQKLICHSITGFSGGGKTMIEDYENGKFEDIGGQRPYALSLNHKHLPEMKYILELDEAPIFTPSVGNFKQGMLVMSYLAKKDFQKEISRKEILELYKNYYKDETFINIIEDNETYLDAGLLNPMKCNNTNSLEISVYENDTDLVIISRLDNLGKGASGAAVQCMNLMLGIDETKGLKTVKN
- a CDS encoding helix-hairpin-helix domain-containing protein, with protein sequence MAFIKEEKEKLLQVKFVGETVIKRFEQAGINSLEQLSKSSVEEITDIVSDILNSTCWKNSPQAKKAVQNAIDFAKEYKKTN
- a CDS encoding ion transporter codes for the protein MDFRSKLYLIFEKPTRHRFGVFFQVLIYLNILISITVMFLETEKTLSEYSNTFQKINMINIFLFTIEYILRIYSRKKNRVKYMFTPFMIIDLIVLLPFYLTIFNIDLGFLRGLRVIRIFKLFRLAKFNEFDKIIIEIFREKKEEFLYIVIAIFVLLFTLTPLVYFVESKAQPEVFTSMSTTLWWAVTTFTTVGYGDMYPITTLGRILTTFVSALGIAFYAIPGSIFTSSLLDKINEKRRKRKIK
- the dapE gene encoding succinyl-diaminopimelate desuccinylase — protein: MTVIELFQKLLRFKSITPNDDGAFDFIEEYLGDTWSCIKVDMEGVKNRFYYKKFDDTPQHLCFAGHIDVVPVGNGWEVDPFAAEICDGVITARGTQDMKSGDAAFLYACKHSQNFKGTLSILMTSDEEGEGTYGTIKMLEHLKEIDFIPGFAVVAEPTCEEVFGDAIKVGRRGSINGYITIKGKQGHAAYPEKCINPVHNFAHILPKIAGHNLDNGDEYFAPSKMVITDIRGGMEVTNVTPNELKLMFNVRNSTNTTRESVEEFIHKNLEGLEYDFKTTQGSFPFVTNKESKVVKAMENSIEKVLNIKTKHSTAGGTSDARYFGAFGIEAIEFGVINDTIHSVGERTTVKEVEDLTKVYMDLIKNF